A DNA window from Ficedula albicollis isolate OC2 chromosome 28, FicAlb1.5, whole genome shotgun sequence contains the following coding sequences:
- the MYO9B gene encoding unconventional myosin-IXb isoform X6, with amino-acid sequence MSLKDADSAVCQAKAAYNLHIYPQLSTESAPCCKVTATKDSTSSDVIKDVINILNLDVSKHYVLVEVKESGGEEWVLDINDSPVHRVLLWPRRAQDEHPQQDGYYFLLQERNTDGTIKYVQMQLLSKETDARRLVERGFLPWHQEDFDDLCNLPNLTETTLLENLKCRFLKHRIYTYAGSILIAINPFKFLPIYNPKYVKMYENHQLGKLEPHIFAIADVAYHTMLKKHVNQCIVISGESGSGKTQSTNFLIHCLTALSQKGYASGVERTILGAGPVLEAFGNAKTAHNNNSSRFGKFIQVNYLENGIVRGAVVEKYLLEKSRLVSQEKDERNYHVFYYLLLGVNEEERKEFHLKQPEDYFYLNQHNLKIEDGEDLRHEFERLKQAMEMVGFLSATKKQIFSILSAILYLGNVTYKKKATGRDEGLDVGPPEVLDILSQLLKVKREILVEVLTKRKTVTANDKLILPYSLNEAITARDSMAKSLYSALFDWIVLRINHALLNKKDMEESVTCLSIGVLDIFGFEDFETNSFEQFCINYANEQLQYYFNQHIFKLEQEEYKSEGITWHNIDYTDNVACIHLISKKPTGLFYLLDEESNFPHATNQTLLAKFKQQHEENKFFVGTPVMEPAFIIRHFAGKVKYQIKDFREKNMDYMRPDIVALLRSSDSAFVRELIGMDPVAVFRWAVLRAAIRAMAVFAQAGRERAQKTAGVVRQGPRVPLGELQRSNTPVEKAYRDMHEQIIASIKGLPWQGDDPCELLRSLSQLQHRSHLLKSKGVKQKQIIPKNLLDSKSLKLIMSMTLHDRTTKSLLHLHKKKKPPSISAQFQASLNKLLETLGRAEPFFIRCIRSNAEKKEMLFDESLVLQQLRYTGMLETVRIRRSGYSAKYTFQEFIDQFQVLLPKNAKASKEDICAYLNKLKLNENYYQIGKTKVFMKEAERQILQDTLHKEVIRKIILLQSWLRMVLERRRFLRLRQAAIVLQACWRSRCVRMALQRNNAAIEIQAAWRRHRQRKRFLQLRRRVCLLQALLRGHLQRNRYQKMLLEKQKAEEKQREMQEDEAKEDDTSKDEQSKPTTDELPVKQESEPDQAVEGEDQAQNEQAENLSSSEKATLLQKHMVEGSEKGTNSREKRESRRQRGLEHNELQNKHVLLPFEEPSVLGHQEQTVSEEALETAPEPEKSTAQEDNVLQGSSEGEKSPSEEKTLLDIPPSNEIKESGSVPEQPPESEAEDTAPDRTKTQGNQNNQIKGSQSFTCSERPKDLALNVRNTLSATGSFQGPADCWADKNRQQRATRDLDSPTSAIQRYVDDPEKLKYKREKWKGKRQSDAGQNDVLSQSLDGRIRVDKSPQDHLEKKGSSASLSDLSTLAQTVAMNQQSPDPIEEEKGNKKYPVQKKPSEHFPTSDSAVPVQPASQQGDAKSAFKSPLRRLLGKKPDKKIAKESSDVTEEGDGLSLVSCVLFTDTGGTQRVPEGSSGQPGRPQAGKESSKAKKNRTIKISKISSVSQNWRASMVREIANANELKHLDEFLLNKINDLRSQKSGVECLFFEATEKFRGNIKTMYSAPNGQIHVGYKDLVENYQLLVTNLARKREEKEVKLVLNLFLSLLDEFIRGYTKKEESEQPKQTKAQKKKRKQDRAIEEHNGHVFTNYQVSIRQSCEHCSSYIWPMEKACLCSVCKLTCHKKCMSKIQSSCTSCGKKGEQDAEPRHFGVCVSALTSDRNSVPVVMEKLLEYVEMHGLYTEGIYRKSGSANRMKELKQLLQEDPNSVKLENYPIHTITGILKQWLRELPDPLMTSAQYNDFLRAVELPEKQEQLHAIYSVLEQLPQANHNTLERLIFHLVKVALIEDVNRMSPNALAIVFAPCLLRCPDTSDPLTSMKDVSKTTMCVEMLIKEQIRKYKIKMEEISQLEAAESFAFRRLSLLRQNASKSSQVKGNDSGTSELDSVHEEEDVSEANNREKEILIDRIQSIKEEKEDITYRLPELDQRGSDEENVDSETSASTESLLEDKPGRMDTEAIIGLHCCAQSSSVPAKDICKVPSLPQTSSNSYSASLASRRRYSLTLSKIKVPRRTPVMPTANIKLPPGLFKCTESQDKVLAEEESQRVQRREQPARRTDSIHSVYIAQGSALAHAQELGDEYEPTAKLQRRFSDPYSHIPCVEK; translated from the exons ATGAGTTTAAAAGATGCTGACAGTGCAGTTTGCCAGGCAAAGGCAGCCTATAATCTTCATATTTACCCCCAACTCTCAACAGAAAGTGCTCCCTGCTGTAAAGTGACAGCAACCAAGGACAGCACATCATCAGATGTCATCAAGGATGTGATTAACATCTTAAACCTGGATGTCTCCAAACATTATGTGCTGGTGGAGGTGAAAGAATCAGGTGGAGAAGAATGGGTGCTTGACATAAACGACTCTCCTGTGcacagggtgctgctgtggccGCGGCGCGCGCAGGACGAGCACCCGCAGCAGGACGGGTACtacttcctgctgcaggagaggaacaCTGATGGCACCATCAAGTACGTGCAGATGCAGCTGCTGTCCAAGGAGACGGATGCCCGGCGCTTGGTGGAGAGGGGATTTCTGCCCTGGCACCAGGAGGACTTCGATGACCTCTGCAATCTGCCCAACCTGACAGAGACAACGCTCCTGGAGAATCTCAAGTGCCGCTTCCTAAAGCACAGAATCTACACTTATGCAGGGAGTATCCTGATTGCAATTAACCCCTTCAAGTTCCTGCCCATTTATAACCCCAAGTATGTCAAAATGTATGAGAACCATCAGCTTGGGAAGTTGGAGCCTCATATTTTTGCCATTGCTGATGTGGCCTATCACACAATGCTTAAAAAACATGTTAATCAGTGCATCGTTATATCAGGTGAAAGTGGGTCTGGGAAAACCCAAAGCACAAACTTCTTAATTCACTGCCTCACGGCGCTGAGCCAGAAAGGGTACGCCAGTGGTGTGGAGAGAACCATCCTGGGAGCTGGACCAGTTCTCGAG gcatttggaaatgcaaaaaCAGCACATAACAATAACTCCAGTCGTTTTGGGAAGTTCATTCAAGTCAACTATTTAGAGAATGGTATTGTCAGGGG GGCTGTGGTTGAAAAATACCTGCTTGAAAAATCTCGTCTGGTTTCTCAAGAAAAAGATGAAAG GAACTACCATGTCTTTTATTATTTGCTACTTGGAGTCAATGAGGAAGAGCGTAAAGAATTTCACCTCAAGCAACCTGAAGATTATTTCTACCTCAACCAG CATAACTTGAAAATTGAAGATGGGGAAGATCTCCGACATGAATTCGAGAGATTGAAACAAGCCATGGAGATGGTTGGCTTCCTTTCAGCAACAAAGAAACA gaTCTTTTCAATACTTTCAGCTATTCTGTATTTGGGCAATGTCACCTACAAGAAGAAAGCCACAGGTCGGGATGAAGGCTTGGACGTGGGACCTCCTGAAGTATTGGACATTCTTTCCCAGCTGTTGAAG GTTAAACGGGAAATCCTGGTAGAAGTgctcacaaaaagaaaaactgtgacTGCTAATGATAAGCTTATTTTGCCATATAGTCTCAATGAG GCAATAACAGCTCGTGATTCCATGGCCAAGTCCTTGTACAGTGCTCTGTTTGACTGGATTGTTCTGAGAATCAATCATGCGCTCCTTAacaagaaggacatggaggaaTCTGTTACA TGTCTGTCCATTGGTGTACTTGATATTTTTGGATTTGAAGATTTTGAAACCAACAGTTTTGAGCAGTTCTGTATAAATTATGCAAATGAGCAACTTCAGTATTATTTCAATCAGCACATTTTCAAATTGGAGCAG GAGGAATATAAGAGTGAAGGGATCACTTGGCACAATATTGACTATACTGATAATGTGGCCTGCATTCACTTAATCAGCAAGAAGCCCACTGGCCTTTTCTATCTTCTGGATGAAGAAAGCAA TTTTCCACATGCCACCAACCAAACTCTACTGGCAAAATTCAAACAGCAGCATGAGGAGAACAAGTTTTTTGTCGGAACCCCAGTGATGGAACCTGCTTTTATTATTCGCCACTTTGCTGGCAAAGTGAAATACCAGATCAAA GatttcagggagaaaaacatGGATTACATGCGACCCGACATCGTGGCCCTGCTGCGCAGCAGCGACAGCGCCTTCGTGCGGGAGCTGATCGGGATGGACCCGGTGGCCGTGTTCCGCTGGGCCGTGCTGCGAGCCGCCATCCGAGCCATGGCCGTGTTTGCCCAGGCCGGCCGCGAGAGGGCCCAGAAAACAGCAG GAGTGGTACGTCAAGGACCCAGAGTTCCCCTTGGAGAACTCCAGAGATCAAATACGCCAGTAGAAAAAGCTTATCG AGACATGCATGAACAAATCATCGCCAGTATTAAAGGACTGCCCTGGCAGGGTGATGATCCCTGTGAGCTGCTTCGGTCCCTCAGTCAGCTTCAACACCGCTCCCACCTCCT GAAAAGTAAAGGTGTCAAGCAAAAGCAGATAATTCCCAAG AACTTGCTGGATTCCAAATCTCTGAAGCTCATCATGAGCATGACCCTGCACGATCGGACTACAAAGTCCCTTTTGCACTTGCACAAGAAGAAGAAACCCCCCAGCATAAGTGCCCAGTTCCAG GCTTCACTGAACAAGTTGCTGGAGacactgggcagagctgagccatTCTTCATCCGCTGCATCCGCTCCAATGCAGAGAAG AAGGAGATGCTCTTTGATGAGAGCTTGGTGCTGCAGCAGTTACGGTACACGGGCATGCTGGAAACTGTGCGGATCAGGAGGTCTGGCTACAGTGCCAAATACACATTCCAG GAATTCATCGACCAGTTTCAGGTGTTACTACCCAAAAATGCCAAAGCCTCCAAGGAAGACATTTGTGCTTATTTGAATAAACTAAAACTGAATGAAAACTACTATCAAATAGGGAAGACCAAG GTTTTTATGAAAGAAGCTGAACGGCAGATACTACAGGATACACTACACAAGGAAGTGATCAGGAAAATCATCCTCCTTCAGAGCTGGCTCAGGATGGTTTTGGAAAGGAGACGCTTTCTCAGGCTGCGGCAGGCGGCCATTGTTCTACAG GCGTGCTGGCGCTCCCGCTGTGTCAGgatggctctgcagaggaacAACGCTGCCATCGAGATCCAGGCGGCCTGGAGGCGGCACCGGCAGCGCAAAcgcttcctgcagctcaggaggagaGTTTGTCTCCTGCAGGCCCTGCTCAGGGGGCACCTGCAGAGGAACAG ATACCAGAAAATGCTTCTAGAAAAGCAGaaggctgaagaaaagcagagagaaatgcaGGAAGATGAAGCCAAAGAGGATGATACGAGCAAGGATGAGCAGAGTAAGCCAACAACAGATGAGCTGCCTGTGAAACAGGAGTCAGAGCCAGATCAAGCTGTTGAGGGTGAAGATCAAGCTCAAAATGAACAAGCTGAAAACCTGAGCTCATCTGAGAAAGCCACATTACTCCAGAAGCACATGGTGGAGGGCTCAGAGAAAGGAACCAACAGCCGGGAGAAGCGTGAGTCCCGTCGGCagagggggctggagcacaacGAGCTGCAGAACAAGCATGTGCTCCTGCCCTTTGAGGAACCATCTGTGCTGGGCCACCAGGAGCAAACCGTTTCTGAAGAGGCCCTGGAAACTGCTCCAGAGCCAGAGAAATCCACAGCACAGGAAGATAATGTCCTTCAGGGAAGCAGTGAGGGAGAGAAAAGTCCAAGTGAAGAAAAAACTCTTTTAGACATTCCACCATCAAATGAGATAAAAGAAAGTGGTTCTGTTCCTGAGCAGCCACCTGAATCAGAAGCAGAGGACACAGCACCTGATAGAACAAAAACACAAGGGAATCAAAATAACCAAATAAAAGGCAGCCAAAGCTTTACTTGCTCTGAAAGACCAAAAGATCTTGCACTGAATGTTCGTAACACACTGTCTGCTACTGGCAGCTTTCAGGGCCCTGCTGACTGCTGGGCAGATAAAAACAGGCAGCAGAGGGCAACCAGAGACTTGGACAGCCCCACTTCTGCAATCCAGAGATATGTGGATGACCCAGAGAAGCTAAAGTACAAGAGAGAGAAGTGGAAAGGAAAGAGACAGTCTGATGCTGGCCAGAATGATGTGCTGAGTCAGTCTTTGGACGGAAGGATACGTGTGGATAAGTCTCCTCAGGATCACCTAGA GAAGAAGGGGAGTTCAGCTTCATTAAGTGACCTCTCTACACTGGCCCAGACTGTTGCCATGAACCAG CAATCACCAGATCcaatagaagaagaaaaaggcaacaAGAAATACCCTGTGCAGAAGAAGCCCAGTGAGCACTTCCCTACCTCGGACTCGGCCGTTCCCGTGCAGCCAGCCAGTCAGCAAGGGGATGCCAA GTCTGCTTTCAAAAGCCCTTTGCGTAGACTTCTGGGGAAAAAGCCAGACAAGAAAATTGCAAAGGAGAGTTCTGATGTGACTGAGGAAGGAGACGGCCTCTCCCTCGTGTCTTGTGTGCTCTTCACAGACACAGGAGGAACCCAGAGAGTTCCCGAAG GTTCTTCAGGGCAGCCAGGCCGGccccaggctgggaaggagagcagcaaagcaaagaagaaCAGAACCATAAAGATCAGCAAGATCTCCAGCGTGTCCCAGAACTGGCGCGCGTCCATGGTCCGGGAGATCGCCAACGCCAATGAGCTGAAACACCTGGATGAGTTCCTCCTAAACAAG atcAATGACTTACGCTCCCAGAAGTCTGGTGttgaatgtttgttttttgaagcCACAGAGAAGTTCAGAGGAAACATCAAGACCATGTACTCTGCTCCT aaTGGACAAATCCATGTTGGCTATAAAGATCTGGTGGAAAATTACCAGCTCCTAGTTACAAACCTGgccagaaaaagggaagagaaagaagtcAAGCTGGTTTTGAATCTCTTTCTATCCCTTCTGGATGAATTCATCAGAGGATATACAAAGAAAGAGGAATCTGAGCAGCCCAAG CAAACCAAAGCCCAGAAGAAGAAACGGAAACAAGATCGTGCA ATTGAAGAGCACAATGGCCACGTGTTCACAAACTACCAAGTGAGCATCCGGCAGTCGTGTGAGCACTGCTCCTCCTACATCTGGCCCATGGAGAAGGCCTGCCTGTGCAGTG TTTGCAAGCTGACTTGTCACAAGAAGTGCATGTCCAAAATCCAGAGCAGCTGTACCTCCTGTGGGAAAAAG GGCGAGCAGGACGCGGAGCCCCGGCACTTCGGGGTGTGCGTGAGCGCCCTGACCAGCGACAGGAACTCGGTGCCGGTGGTcatggagaagctgctggagtACGTGGAGATGCACGGGCTCTACACAGAGGGCATCTACAGGAAATCAGGATCAGCAAATCGCATGAAGGAGCTGAAGCAGTTACTGCAAGAAG acCCAAACTCAGTGAAACTGGAGAATTACCCTATTCACACCATCACAGGGATCCTTAAGCAGTGGCTGAGGGAATTGCCAGACCCACTGATGACCTCAGCACAGTACAATGACTTTCTCAGAGCTGTAG AACTGCCAGAGAAACAGGAGCAACTCCATGCAATTTACAGTGTCCTGGAACAGCTCCCACAAGCAAATCACAATACCTTGGAACGACTCATCTTCCATCTTGTCAA AGTGGCTTTGATAGAAGACGTGAACCGCATGTCCCCTAACGCCTTGGCCATCGTGTTTGCTCCGTGCCTCCTGCGCTGTCCTGATACCTCTGACCCCCTGACCAGCATGAAGGATGTTTCAAAAACAACCAT GTGTGTAGAGATGCTTATAAAGGAGCAGATAAGGAAGTACAagataaaaatggaagaaatcagtcagctggaagcagcagagagctttGCCTTCCGACGGCTCTCGTTGCTTCGGCAGAACGCG AGTAAAAGCTCTCAGGTCAAAGGAAATGACAGTGGCACCTCAGAGCTGGACTCTGTGCATGAAGAGGAGGACGTTTCTGAAGCCAACAACCGGGAGAAGGAGATTCTCATTGATCGCATACAGtcaataaaagaagaaaa GGAGGACATCACTTACCGCTTACCTGAGCTCGACCAGCGAGGCTCTGACGAGGAGAACGTGGACTCGGAGACCTCTGCGAGCACAGAGAGCCTGCTGGAGGACAAACCAGGTCGGATGGATACCGAAG CAATTATTGGATTacactgctgtgctcagagctccagcGTGCCTGCCAAAGACATTTGCAAAGTGCCTTCTCTCCCGCAAACCTCTTCAAACTCTTACTCTGCATCCCTGGCTTCAAGGCGCAGATACTCCTTAACACTGTCCAAGATTAAAGTGCCCCGTCGAACTCCAGTGATGCCAACAGCAAACATAAAACTTCCTCCCGGGCTGTTCAAATGTACAGAATCGCAGGACAAGGTTTTGGCTGAGGAAGAGTCTCAGAGGGTGCAGCGGAGGGAGCAGCCAGCGAGGCGGACTGACAGCATCCACTCGGTGTACATTGCACAAGGGTCTGCACTGGCCCACGCTCAGGAACTCGGCGATGAATACGAGCCCACAGCAAAACTCCAACGCAGGTTCTCGGACCCTTACTCTCACATTCCCTGTGTGGAGAAGTGA